Sequence from the Saccharopolyspora pogona genome:
CACAGGCCCGCGTCGTCGAGCTCCTCGCCCAGCCAGCGCCGCTTGAGGTGGCCGACGCCGTGCTCACCGGTGATGGTGCCGCCGAGCTCCAGCCCCAGTTCCATGATCGCGTCGAACGCGTGCTGCGCGCGGACCGCCTCGTCCGGGGCGTCGGCATCGAAGGCGACGACCGGATGCATGTTGCCGTCGCCGGCATGCCCGGCGCACAGCACCTGCACCCGGTGCTGCTCCGCGATCCTCCCCAGTCCCTCGACCAGGTCCACCAGCCGCCGCCGGGGCACGCACACGTCGTCGACCAGCAGCGACAGGCCGAGCTTCTCGTGGGCGTCCCCGACCAGCCGCCGGGCCCGCATCAGCAGCTCGCCCTCGGCCGGGTCGTCCGCGACGACCACCTCGGTGGCGGCGAAGGAACGAGCCACGCGCTCGAAGGCCGCCAGGTCGGCCGGAGCGGCCTCGCCGCGGTCGGACTGCACGAGAAGCATTCCTGCCACGCCGTCCGGGAAGCCGAGGTCTGCGATGCGCTGCACCGCGCGCACCGTCGGGGCGTCCATGAACTCCAGCACCGACGGCCGGTAGCCCTCCCCCAGGTATCCGGCGACGGTGCGGGCCGCGTCGGCGATCGTCGGGAAGAACGCGACCGCGGTCAGCGGCTGCGCTGCGGCCGGCCGCAGCGCGACGGTGACCTCGGTGACCACGCCGAGGGTTCCCTCGGAGCCGACCATCAGCCGGGTCAGGTCGTAGCCGGCGACGCCCTTGG
This genomic interval carries:
- a CDS encoding FAD-binding oxidoreductase, whose translation is MTATDVHPLRELLPEGRVFDDVDVLEAHRRDRATFCPAGKPSVLVRARSTEDVATTLKWAHENRVPVVPQGARSGLSGAANAIDGCILLSLDKMDQIVEIDTDEQIAVVQPGVVNGVFAAKVAEHGLFYPPDPGSRSISTIGGNVATNAGGMCCVKYGVTGDFVRGLEVVLADGRVMRTGRRTAKGVAGYDLTRLMVGSEGTLGVVTEVTVALRPAAAQPLTAVAFFPTIADAARTVAGYLGEGYRPSVLEFMDAPTVRAVQRIADLGFPDGVAGMLLVQSDRGEAAPADLAAFERVARSFAATEVVVADDPAEGELLMRARRLVGDAHEKLGLSLLVDDVCVPRRRLVDLVEGLGRIAEQHRVQVLCAGHAGDGNMHPVVAFDADAPDEAVRAQHAFDAIMELGLELGGTITGEHGVGHLKRRWLGEELDDAGLWTQRTIKNALDPHGILNPGRVLPDPV